The Streptomyces sp. NBC_01317 genomic interval AGATCACGGACGACCTCAAGCTCTTCCGCGCGGACGTGAGCCTGCGCCACCGGGACACCTCCGTGGTGTGGCTGCTGCCGCGCGAGATCTCCGTGTCCTTCGAGGAGGAGCCGGTACGGGAGACACCGGTACGGGATACACACGACGGGCTCAGGGACGGTGACGTCCTCGTGCGCCCCGTCGTGCGCGGCACGGTCGCCGTCGACCCGGCGCGCGCGGCGGGCGGCGGGCCGCTGGGCGACGGCGCCTGGGAGGTGCACGTACGGCTCATGGGACCGGGCCTGAACCGCTTCGGGCGCCCGGAGGCCGGGCCCGACCTCGCGCTGCCCGCCCCGGTCGTCCTCGAAGGCCTGGGCGGCCTGGAGGTCGCCGCCTCCCTGGAGGACGGGCTGACCCTGACCGTACGGACGACGGACACGCCCCCCGGCTCCCGCCCGCCCAAGGTCACCGTGGTCGTGCCGACCGAGGGGGCGGAGCCCGCCGCCGTACAGGACACGCTCGACTCGCTCACCGCGCAGACGCTCCCGGCGGCGGAGTTCGAGGTGCTCCAGGTGCCCGGGGCCGCGCGGCCCGACGGCCCCGGCGAGCACGGCACCGGCGAGTACCTGCTGTACATGCAGGCCGGCGACCGGCTGGCCGCCGACGCCCTGGAGCGGCTGTACGCGTACGGCATCGAGCACGACGCGGACATCGTCGTCGGCCGGATGGCGGGGAAGGACCGGGCGGTCCCCCGTGAGCTGTTCGTACGGGACCGGCCGCGCGCCACGTTCGCGAAGGACCCGCTGGCGGACAGCCTGACCGCCAACAAGCTCTTCCACCGCGCGTTCCTCGCCGAGCACGGCCTCCGCTTCCCGGCGGCCGGACTCCCCCTGGGCGAGCAGGCGTTCACGGCGGAGGCGTCGCTGCACGCGGGCCGTACCGCCGTGCTCGGCGGCGAGGTCTGCTACCACTACGGGCCCAAGCCCGAGACCCCCGCCGTCCCGCACGCCGCCTTCTACGGGGCGCTGCGCGGCCTTGTGGGCACCGTGGAGGGCCTCACCGAGCCGGGGGGCACCCGGGACCGGCTGCACCGGCGCTGGCTGCGGGTGGAGCTGCTGGACCAGCTGACCGGCAAGCGTTTCCTGGAGAGGGAGGAGGACGACCGGCGGGCCCTCTTCGACGCGATCCGGGACGTCTTCCTGCACGGCGGCATCTCGGACACGGCGATCGCGGCCCTGACCGCCCCGCGCCGGGTCGCCGTCGGCCTGGTCACCGACAACCGGCTCGACGACCTGGTGGCGCTCGCCCGCTGGGAGACGTCCGTGGTGTGCCGGCCCCGGCTGGACGCGGTGTCGTGGCAGGACGACGGCACGCTCCGGACGGCCTTCACGGCGGAACTGCTCGCCACGGAGGGCCCGTTGGGGGCCACCTCCCCGGACGAGGGACCGGCGGCGCTGGTCCCCTCGGGCCTGTCCGGCGACCTGCTCGCCCGCTTCGCCCGCGAACCGCTCACCGGCGGCGCGGCACCCGACACGGCGTCCGCCGTCGTCGTGCTCAAGGAGCGCGCGGGCGGTACCGAGTACCGGCTCACGACGGACACCACGGTCCACCACCCCGACGGCACACTCGCCGTCGCCGGAAGCGCCTCCCTCGACCCGGCCACGGCAGCGGGCGGCGCCCCGCTCCGGGACGGCGCCTGGGACCTGTACGTACGCCTCACCGCGCTCGGCTGGACGAAGACCGCCAAGCTCGGCTCGTACCGCGCCCCCGAGGTGCCCGAGGAGCTGACCCCCGTCCCCCACCCGACCACCCAGGACCGCCGCATCACGCCGTACTGGACCAACCCCCACCGGGACCTGGCCCTGCGCGTGGCGGCGCCCCCGGCCCCGAAGGTCCCGGCCCCCGAGCCGGGTCTCCTGAACCGCCTCGGCCGCCGTCTGCGCCGCGGCTGACACGACACGCGGCTGACACGACAGAGGGGCGGGGCCCACAGGCCCCGCCCCACTCCCCCGCCGTCCGCGCCGTCTCCCCCACCGCCCGCGCCGTCTCCCCCACCGCCCGCGCCGTCTCCCCCACCGCCCGCGCCGTCTCCCCCTCAGCAGCAGCTGTCGGGGGGCGCGCCGGGCAGCGTGCGCTTGTTGCGGGCCTCGCGGCTGCGGGCCGCCAGCAACTCGTCTGCCGGGTAGCCGACTTCCTCCAGCGTGAGCCCGTGGGGCCGTACGACATGGACCGCCGAGTCCCGTACCCCCGCGGCCAGGACCTTCGCCGGCCACTCCGGCGGCCGGTGCCCGTCCCCCACGAACAGCAGCGCGCCCACCAGGGAGCGCACCATGTTGTGGCAGAAGGCGTCGGCCCGCACGGTGGCCGTGACGATCCCGTCGTCGCCCCGCACCCACTCCAGCTTCTGGAGCGTACGGATCGTCGTCGCGCCCTCGCGCCGCTTGCAGTACGCGGCGAAGTCGTGCTCCCCGAGCAGCCCGGCCGACGCCTCGTTCATCGCGTCGACGTCCAACGGCCAGTCGTGCCACAGCACATGACCGCGCAACAGCGGATCGATCCCGCCGACGTGGTCGCCCACCCGGTAGGCGTACCGCCGGTGGACCGCCGCGAAGCGCGCGTTGAACCCGGCCGGCGCCTCCTCGGCCTTCCACACCCGGATGTCGTGCGGCAGGCGCCCCGCGAGCCGCCGCAGCAGCTTGTCCGCGTGCTCGGCCCACACGTCCTCGGGCAGGTCGACGTGCGCCACCTGCCCGCGCGCGTGCACCCCGGCGTCCGTGCGCCCGGCGACGGTCAGGTCGTACGTACGCGAGGAGCGGGTCACCGTCCGCAGCGCGTCCTCGATCTCGCCCTGGACGGTCCGCCGGGTGGCCTGCCTGGCCCACCCGGAGAAGTCCTTGCCGTCGTACGAGAGGTCCAGCCGTACCCGTACGGACCCGGCCTCCAGGTCACCGCTCACGCGAAGTTCCTCCCAAGCCCCTCGGTCAACTCAGCCCCTCATGCGGAACGGGCCCGCCCCCATGGGGGGCGGACCCGTCCGTCAGCCATCGGCCTGTGCGGTGTGCTCAGGCGTCCTTGGACTCGTCGGCCGCCTCGGCGGGCTTCGCGTCCTCGACCGGCTTGGCGTCCTCGACCGGCTTGGCGTCCTCGACGGCCTCGTCGGACGACGCGTCCTTCTTCAGGGCGTCTTCCTTGACCGCGCGCTTGGTCGCCGCCTCGGCCTCACCGGTGGCGGCCTGCGCCACGGTCAGGGCCTCGACCAGCTCGATGACCGCCATCGGGGCGTTGTCGCCACGACGGTTGCCGATCTTGGTGATGCGCGTGTAACCACCGGGGCGGTTCTCGTACCTCGGGGCGATCTCGGTGAAGAGCGTGTGCACGACGCTCTTGTCCGTGATCGACTGAAGCACCAGGCGACGGTTGTGGATGTCGCCCTTCTTCGCCTTGGTGATGAAACGCTCCGCGATCGGGCGGACACGACGGGCCTTGGCCTCGGTCGTGGTGATCTTGCCGTGCTCGAAGAGCGACTTCGCGAGGTTCGCGAGAAGCAGCTTCTCGTGCGCGGCACTGCCGCCCAGACGGGCACCCTTGGCGGGCTTCGGCATGGTGTTACTCCTTCATATCTGCACCGGCCGTATCAGGTACCGGTGTCAGTTCCCACGGGGCGGCCGCCCCGTGGAAGTTCTCATCTCGTGCCCGCGCGGGCAGATCGAACCCGCGCGGCCACATCAAGCCCGTCCGGCGATCGAGGACAAAGCCTCGTCCCCGGGGCCCCGGGCTCAGTACTGCTCGGTCTCCACGAAACCCGCGTCCGCGTCGTCGTCCGCGCCGAACGCGTCCGCCGCGGCGGTCGGGTCGAATCCGGGCGGGCTGTCCTTGAGCGCCAGACCCATCCCGGCCAGCTTCGCCTTGACCTCGTCGATCGACTTCGCACCGAAGTTGCGGATGTCGAGCAGGTCCGCCTCGGACCGGGCCACCAGCTCGCCCACCGAGTGGATGCCCTCGCGCTTGAGGCAGTTGTACGACCGAACGGTGAGCTCCAGCTCCTCGATCGGCAGCGCCAGGTCCGCGGCCAGCGCCGCGTCCGTCGGCGACGGGCCCATGTCGATGCCCTCGGCGTCGATGTTGAGCTCGCGCGCCAGACCGAACAGCTCGACCAGCGTCTTACCGGCGGACGCCATGGCGTCACGCGGCCGCATGGCCTGCTTGGTCTCGACGTCGACGATCAGCTTGTCGAAGTCGGTGCGCTGCTCGACACGGGTCGCCTCGACCTTGTACGTGACCTTGAGCACCGGGGAGTAGATGGAGTCGACCGGGATACGGCCGATCTCCTGGCCCACCTGCTTGTTCTGGACGGCGGAGACGTAGCCGCGACCGCGCTCGACGGTCAGCTCCATCTCCAGCTTGCCCTTGCCGTTCAGCGTCGCCAGGACGAGGTCCGGGTTGTGGACCTCGACACCGGCCGGCGGGGCGATGTCGGCGGCGGTGACCAGGCCGGGGCCCTGCTTGCGCAGGTACATCACGACGGGCTCGTCGTGCTCCGAGGAGACGACGAGCTGCTTGATGTTGAGGATCTGGTCGGTCACGTCCTCCTTGACGCCCGGCACGGTGGTGAACTCGTGCAGGACCCCGTCGATCCGGATGCTGGTGACAGCGGCACCGGGGATCGAGGAGAGCAGCGTACGGCGGAGGGAGTTTCCGAGGGTGTAACCGAAACCGGGCTCCAGCGGCTCGATCACGAACCGGGAGCGGTATTCGTCGACGACCTCTTCGGTCAGCGACGGGCGCTGGGCGATAAGCATTCTGTTGACCTTCCAGTCTTGGCACCCACTATTTGATGCCAACGGAACAAGCGTACGGGCGGCACGGCGCGAATGCGCAGTACCGCCCGCGAGTCATGCGCCACACCCCCTCGCAGGGGGCACGGAGTCAGACGCGGCGACGCTTCGGCGGGCGGCAGCCGTTGTGCGGGGTGGGGGTGACGTCCTGGATCGAACCCACCTCCAGGCCGGTGGCCTGGAGCGAGCGGATCGCGGTCTCACGGCCGGAGCCGGGACCCTTCACGAAGACGTCGACCTTGCGCATGCCGTGCTCCTGCGCGCGACGGGCGGCCGACTCGGCAGCCATCTGCGCGGCGAAGGGCGTGGACTTGCGCGAACCCTTGAAGCCGACGTGGCCGGCGGAGGCCCAGGAGATCACATTGCCCGAAGGGTCCGTGATCGAGACGATCGTGTTGTTGAACGTGCTCTTGATGTGGGCGTGCCCATGAGCGACGTTCTTCTTTTCCTTGCGGCGCACCTTCTTGGCTGCGCCCTGACGGCCCTTAGGAGGCATGTATTTACTCCTGCGTGGAGGTGATCGGTCCTACAGCGAAGACCGCTGGTGAGCGTCCGCTGAGGACTACTTCTTGCCCGGCTTCTTCTTGCCGGCGATGGCGCGACGCGGACCCTTGCGGGTACGAGCGTTCGTGCTGGTGCGCTGTCCGTGCACCGGCAGGCCACGACGGTGACGCAGACCCTGGTAGCAACCGATCTCGACCTTGCGGCGGATGTCGGCGGCGATCTCGCGACGAAGGTCACCCTCGGTCTTGAGGTTGGCGTCCACGTATTCGCGGATCTTGACGAGGTCTTCCTCGGCAAGGTCGCGGACGCGGATGTCAGGGTTGACACCGGCGGCGGCGAGGGTCTCCTTGGACCGGGTGCGCCCGATGCCGAAGACGTAGGTGAGGGCGACCTCGACGCGCTTTTCGCGCGGGAGGTCAACGCCTGCGAGGCGTGCCATTCATGGCTCCTGATGATTCGGAGGTCTTCCGCAGTCTCTGTCCCGGCTGCCGTACGCGTACGTACGGTCCGGGTCCCCGGCCTCCGCCGGAGGTGTCGGTCCTCTGTGACGAGGAGCCGGACACTGCGTAATTACGAGTTGCTCGCGTCACGCGAAGTACTGCGAGAGGCAGGCGGTCGTGCGTCAGCCCTGGCGCTGCTTGTGGCGCAGGTTGTCGCAGATGACCATGACCCGGCCGTGACGGCGGATCACCTTGCACTTGTCGCAGATCTTCTTGACGCTCGGCTTGACCTTCATGGAATTGAGGTTCTCCGGGTCAGTGCGGACGCCCCCTGGACAGGGACGACTGCAAGATCTACTTGTATCGGTAGACGATCCGGCCACGCGTCAGGTCGTACGGAGACAGCTCCACCACAACCCGGTCATCGGGCAGGATCCGGATGTAGTGCATCCGCATCTTGCCGCTGATGTGCGCGAGGACCTTGTGACCGTTCTGGAGCTCCACCCTGAACATCGCATTCGGGAGGGACTCGATCACGGTGCCCTCAATTTCGATGGCACCTTGCTTCTTGGCCACGCTTCGCCCTTCGAATCGGCTACCTTGATCGTCTCCGGCGGCCGCATGCGGACACACGGGTACACCAGAGCCGACGCGTCAGTCTACGGCAGCCCACTCGAAAAGACGAATCCGTGCAGTCTGCCCATGCCCCGAGATCCTTAAGCGGCACAAGGCCTCACAGCGCTCGCGCCCGCTCTACGCCAGGGGATCAGGCGCCGCCGTCACACCCAGCTCCGCGAGCTTCGCCTTACCGCCGTCCGGGGACGTCAGGACCAGCGGGCCGGCCTCCGTGAGGGCGATCGAGTGCTCCCAGTGCGAGGACCAGGTGCCGTCCTTCGTGATGACCGTCCACTCGTCCGCCAGCACCTCCGTGTGGGGCGTACCGAGGGAGACCATGGGCTCGATGGCCAGGCAGAAGCCGGGGACCAGCTTGGGGCCCTTGCCGCGCTTGCGGGAGACGTAGTTCAGCAGGTGCGGGTCCATGTGCATCTCCGTACCGATGCCGTGGCCGCCGTAGTCCTCGACGATGCCGTACTTCCCGCCGCCCGGCTTGGGCTGCCTGCGGATGTACGTCTCGATCGCCCGGGACACGTCCACCAGGCGGTTGCCGGCCTTCATCGCCGCGATGCCGGCCCACATCGACTCCTCGGTCACCCGGGACAGCTCGATCAGCTCCGGAGCGTGACCGGTGCCCACGAACGCCGTGAAGGCCGCGTCCCCGTGCCAGCCGTCCACGATCGCGCCGGCGTCGACGGAGATGATGTCCCCGTCCTTGAGGACGGTCTTCTCGTCGGGGATGCCATGGACGACGACCTCGTTGACCGAGGTGCAGATCGTCGCGGGGAACCCGCCGTACCCGAGGAAGTTCGGCTTCGCGCCGTGCGCGGCCAGCACCTTGCGGGCGACCATGTCCAGGTCCTTGGTGGTGGCACCCGGCACCGCGGCCTCCGCCGTGGCCGCGTGGACCGCGGCGACGACCAGCCCCGCCTCGCGCATCTTCGCGATCTGCTCGGGAGTCTTGATCTCCACCATGGCTCTGCTGCCTTCCACCTGACGCGTACGACCGGAACTCAACAGTAAAGCCGTGGCGTCCCTGGGGACGCCACGGCCTTACTCACGTGAATCGTGCTGCGGTGAAGCCCGCGGTTCAGGCCTGCGAGGCCCGGTCCCGCTGGAGCGCCTCCATCGCGCGGTCGGTCACCTCGGTGACCTTGCCGAGCGCGGAGATCGTCACGACCAGGCCCTGGGCCTGGTAGTGCTCGATGATCGGCTCGGTCTGCGTGTGGTAGACCTCCAGCCGTCTGCGCACCGTCTCCTCGGAGTCGTCGTCGCGCTGGTATAGCTCGCCCCCGCAGATGTCACAGACACCCTCCTTCTTCGGAGGCTGGTTCGCGACGTGGAAGACGTGGGCGCTGTCGTTGCGGCAGATGCGCCGCCCCGCGATACGCCGTACGACCTCGTCCTCGGGGATCTCCAGGTCCAGCACCGCGTCCAGCTTCACGCCGTCCGCCGCGAGGGCCTTGTCCAGTGCTTCCGCCTGCGACACGTTGCGCGGAAAGCCGTCGAGCAGGAAGCCCTTCTCGGCGTCCGGCCGGCTCATCCGGTCTCGTGCCATCGCGATCGTGACCTCGTCGGGTACCAGGTTTCCCGCGTCCATGTAGGACTTCGCCTGTTTGCCGAGCTCTGTGCCCTGGCTGATGTTGGCGCGGAAAAGGTCGCCCGTGGAAATGTGTGGGATCGACAGGTTCTTGGCGAGGAACGCGGCCTGCGTACCCTTGCCGGCACCGGGCGGCCCGACGAGGACGATTCGCATCAGCGGAGGAACCCTTCGTAATTGCGCTGCTGAAGCTGGCTCTCGATCTGCTTCACGGTTTCCAGACCCACACCCACGATGATCAGGATGCTTGTCCCGCCGAACGGGAAGTTCTGGTTCGCACCGCCGAAGCCTGCCAACGCCATCGTCGGGACAAGAGCAATCAGACCCAGGTACAGCGAGCCCGGCCAAGTGATCCTGTTGAGCACGTAGCTCAGGTACTCAGCGGTAGGGCGACCAGCCCGGATACCCGGGATGAAGCCACCATACTTCTTCATGTTGTCCGCTACTTCTTCGGGGTTGAAGGAAATCGCCACGTAGAAGAACGCGAAGAACACGATGAGCAAGAAGTAGGTCGCGATGTAGTACGGATGGTCACCCTTGACGAAGTGCGCCTCGATCCAGGTCTTCCAGCCCGACTGCGAGCTGGAGAACTGGGCGATCAGAGCGGGGATGTAGAGCAGCGACGAGGCGAAGATGACGGGGATCACACCCGCCTGGTTCACCTTGAGCGGGATGTACGTCGACGTACCGCCGTACGACCTCCGGCCGATCATGCGCTTCGCGTACTGGACGGGGATCCGGCGCTGCGCCTGCTCGACGAAGACGACCAGGCCCACCATGACGAAGCCGATCAGGATGACCGTACCGAACTCGATCCAGCCCTTGGCGAGCGTGCCGCTCTGCTTGATGGCCCAGAGGGCGCCCGGGAAGCCGGCCGCGATCGAGATGAACATCAGGATGGACATGCCGTTGCCGATGCCCTTGTCGGTGATGAGCTCACCGAGCCACATGACGGCGGCCGTACCGGCGGTCATCGTGATCACCATCGTGACGGTGACGAAGATCGACTGGTCGGGGACGATCTGCCCGGCCACCGGGCAGCCGCTGAAGAGCGCGCCGCTACGGGCCGTGGCGACCAGGCCGGTGCCCTGGAGCACGGCGAGGGCGACGGTCAGGTACCGGGTGTACTGCGTGATCTTCGACTGGCCGGACGAGCCTTCCTTCTTGAGGGCTTCCAGCCGTGGGATGACCACGGTCAGCAGCTGAAGGATGATGCTCGCCGTGATGTACGGCATGATGCCGAGCGCGAAGATCGTGATCTGCAACAACGCGCCGCCGCTGAACATGTTCACGAGCCCGAAGAGGCTGTTGTTGCCCTTTTGAGCCGCGTCGATACATGTCTGGACATTCTCGTAGCTGACCCCGGGGACGGGGATGTGCGCCCCGAGCCGGTACAGCACGATGATGGCGAGTGTGAAGAGCAGCTTCTTGCGCAGGTCGGGCGTCTTGAACGCCCGGGCGAACGCGGTGAGCACGGTGCCTCCTGCGACCCCCGCGCTACTGCGTCAGAGGTGACGGTATTGAGGATCGACGGATAAGGGACGAGCGGGTCCTGCGGGTCAACGAGCGGCCACCGCGTGAAGTGCCCGTGAGGACACATCCCGCGGTGGTGGACCGGAAGCGGGCTCCCGGCTTCAATACAGCAATAATGCACGCCACCATACCGGCGACTGTGCCCACCATGGAACGACCAACCGGGGATGCCCCTTTTGAGAGGCACCCCCGGTTGGGTGTTCAGGTCATCGGGTCGTCTCAGACGAGCTCGGTGACGGAGCCGCCCGCGGCGGCGATCTTCTCCTTGGCGGAGCCGGAAACGGCGTTCACCGAAACCGTCAGCGCCACGGAGATCTCGCCCTGGCCCAGGACCTTGACGAGACTGTTCTTGCGCACCGCACCCTTGGTGACCAGATCGGCCACCGTGACCTCGCCGCCCTCGGGGTAGAGGTCGGAGAGCTTGTCCAGGTTCACCACCTGGTACTCGGTGCGGAACGGGTTCTTGAAGCCCTTGAGCTTCGGCAGACGCATGTGGAGGGGCATCTGCCCACCCTCGAAGCGTGCCGGAACCTGGTAACGGGCCTTGGTGCCCTTGGTGCCACGACCAGCGGTCTTACCCTTGGACGCCTCACCACGACCCACACGGGTCTTGGCGGTCTTGGCGCCCGGGGCAGGACGGAGGTCGTGGGCCTTCAGCGGCTTGTCTGCTGCCATGTCAGTCGACCTCCTCAACCGTCACGAGGTGGCGGACGGTGTGCACCATGCCGCGGAACTCGGGGCGGTCCTCCTTGACGACCGTGTCGTTCACTCGCTTGAGACCGAGCGAACGCAGGGTGTCGCGGTGGTTCTGCTTGCTTCCGATGAACGACCGGGTCTGCGTGATCTGGAGACGGGCCATTACGCACCCGCTCCCGCAGCACGCGCACGCAGCATGGCGGCGGGGGCGACGTCCTCGAGGGGCAGACCGCGGCGGGCCGCGATCTCCTCGGGACGCTGCAGGCCCTTGAGGGCCGCCACGGTCGCGTGCACGATGTTGATCGCGTTGTCCGAGCCGAGCGACTTCGACAGGATGTCGTGGACGCCCGCGCATTCGAGCACCGCGCGCACCGGGCCACCGGCGATCACGCCGGTACCGGGGGAAGCAGGCTTGAGCAGGACGACGCCTGCCGCCTTCTCGCCCTGGATCGGGTGGGGGATGGTGCCCTGGATACGGGGAACCTTGAAGAAGGCCTTCTTGGCCTCTTCGACGCCCTTGGCGATGGCGGCCGGAACTTCCTTGGCCTTGCCGTAACCGACGCCGACGGTACCGTCACCATCGCCCACCACGACCAGCGCGGTGAAGCTGAAGCGACGACCACCCTTCACAACCTTGGCAACGCGGTTGATCGCGACAACGCGCTCAACGTACGCGGTCTTCTCGGCCGGCGAACCGTCGCGACCCTTCCGGTCCCGCCGCTCGCCGCCACCGGCACCGCTTCCGCGGCGCTGGGGTCCAGCCATTGGATCTACCTCTCTCTGTTACGTCCGCTAGCTCCGGAACCGGGGCTCAGAACTTCAGCCCGGCTTCGCGGGCGGCGTCAGCCAGAGCGGCAATCCGCCCGGCGTACTGGTTGCCACCACGGTCGAACACGACGGCCTCGATACCGGCGGCCTTCGCACGCTCGGCGACCAGGGCCCCGACCTGCTTGGCCTGGGCGCTCTTGTCGCCGTCGGTCCCGCGGATCGAAGTGTCCAGAGTCGACGCCGAGGCGAGCGTGTGGCCCGCGATGTCGTCGACGACCTGAGCCACCATGTGGCGGTTGGAACGCGTCACAACGAGGCGGGGGCGCTCCTGCGTGCCCGAGACCTTCTTGCGGACGCGAATGTGACGGCGCTTGATGGCAGCGGCCTTGTAGGCCTTGCCCTTGGCGATCTTCACACCGAATGCCATGGCTACTTACCAGCCTTTCCGACCTTGCGGCGGATGACCTCGCCCGCGTACCGGACACCCTTGGCCTTGTAGGGGTCGGGCTTCCGCAGCTTGCGGATTGTGGCGGCGACCTCGCCGACCCTCTGCTTGTCGATGCCCTCGACGGAGAACTTCGTCGGTGTCTCCACCTTGAAGGTGATTCCCTCGGGGGCCTCGATGAGGATCGGGTGGCTGTAGCCCAGGGCGAACTCCAGGTTGGAGCCCTTCGCCTGGACTCGGTAACCGACACCGCTGATCTCGAGCGCCTTGACGTAACCCTGGGTCACGCCGGTGATCATGTTCGCCACCAGCGTGCGGGACAGGCCGTGGAAGGCCTTGTTCTGACGCTCGTCGTTGGGGCGCAGCACCTGAAGGGTGCCGTCCTCGCCCTTGGTGACCTCGATCGGCGCGACGACGGTGTGCGAGAGGGTGCCCTTGGGACCCTTCACGCTGACCGTGCGGCCTTCGATGGTGACGTCCACACCGGCGGGAACCTGGATGGGGAGCTTGCCGATTCGCGACATGAGCTTTCCTCTCCGTTCCCGACTACCAGACGTAGGCGAGGACTTCCCCACCTACGCCCTTCTTGCTCGCCTGCTGGCCGGTCAGGAGGCCGTGGGACGTGGAGATGATCGCCACGCCCAGGCCGCCGAGAACCTTCGGCAGACTGGTGGACTTCGCGTACACACGCAGACCCGGCTTGGAGATGCGCTTGATGCCGGCGATCGAACGCTCGCGGTTCGGCCCGAACTTCAGCTCCAGGACGAGGTTCTTGCCGACTTCGGCGTCCTCGACCTTCCAGCCGGTGATGAAGCCCTCCTGCTGGAGGATCTCCGCGATGTGCGACTTGATCTTGCTGTGCGGCATCACGACATCGTCGTGGTACGCCGAGTTCGCGTTACGCAGACGCGTGAGCATGTCTGCGATGGGATCAGTCATGGTCATGTATTGGCCTTCGGCCTCTCTCGCCGGGGTTTCCTGTATGCGCCATCCCTCTCCCCGATCAGAGCCGGGACGGGTGCGGTGCGGGGACCTACGGCGTAGTAAGTCGTTATGGACGGCGGGCGCCCAACCCCCCAAGCCTACGGCATTTGAGGAAGGGCTCCCGCCAACCAGGTACTTACCGAGAGTTCCAGGTGGGTCCTCGGAAGAGGACTACCAGGAGCTCTTGGTGACGCCCGGCAGCTCGCCGCGGTGGGCCATCTCACGAAGGCACACACGGCACAGGCCGAACTTGCGGTAGACGGAGTGGGGCCGGCCGCAGCGCTGGCAGCGGGTGTAACCGCGCACCGCGAACTTGGGCTTGCGGGCGGCCTTTTCGATCAAAGCCTTCTTCGCCACGGTCAGTTCTCCTTGAACGGGAAGCCGAGGTGACGAAGGAGGGCACGACCCTCGTCGTCGTTGGTCGCCGTGGTCACCACGGTGATGTCCATGCCCCGGACCCGGTCGATCTTGTCCTGGTCGATCTCGTGGAACATGACCTGCTCCGTGAGACCGAAGGTGTAGTTGCCACGGCCGTCGAACTGCTTC includes:
- a CDS encoding glycosyltransferase; translation: MAVRVTVVVPTYNSGPLIKPLVESMLRQTMPPEEFEVLFVDDGSTDNTPAQLAALVAEHPNFRFTEIPNSGWPGRPRNVAIELARGEYVQFIDHDDLLGDEALRRMYDLGHANRSDIVIGKVVSNFRLRGIPHALMSRTRESCTFETAPLHDSLTVHKMYRTAFLREQEIRFPVGHFVGEDLLFMVPAVFRAASVSVVGDYPCYYYLEREDGGHTTPDHLDPVSYSGNLRQIFDALRAETGPGPMRDKWLRRFWRADMVKYLSEPIFPTYGPEQRGALFGALREVAEEYLTEEVYEGLAGLERARAALVRTDRPEALLELTGRAAGLDADVRLTSAEWRRGRLLTRFEARFETTSGTDGGGTPLTLLRRGDRYFLDSSLTDGLVEPVEITDDLKLFRADVSLRHRDTSVVWLLPREISVSFEEEPVRETPVRDTHDGLRDGDVLVRPVVRGTVAVDPARAAGGGPLGDGAWEVHVRLMGPGLNRFGRPEAGPDLALPAPVVLEGLGGLEVAASLEDGLTLTVRTTDTPPGSRPPKVTVVVPTEGAEPAAVQDTLDSLTAQTLPAAEFEVLQVPGAARPDGPGEHGTGEYLLYMQAGDRLAADALERLYAYGIEHDADIVVGRMAGKDRAVPRELFVRDRPRATFAKDPLADSLTANKLFHRAFLAEHGLRFPAAGLPLGEQAFTAEASLHAGRTAVLGGEVCYHYGPKPETPAVPHAAFYGALRGLVGTVEGLTEPGGTRDRLHRRWLRVELLDQLTGKRFLEREEDDRRALFDAIRDVFLHGGISDTAIAALTAPRRVAVGLVTDNRLDDLVALARWETSVVCRPRLDAVSWQDDGTLRTAFTAELLATEGPLGATSPDEGPAALVPSGLSGDLLARFAREPLTGGAAPDTASAVVVLKERAGGTEYRLTTDTTVHHPDGTLAVAGSASLDPATAAGGAPLRDGAWDLYVRLTALGWTKTAKLGSYRAPEVPEELTPVPHPTTQDRRITPYWTNPHRDLALRVAAPPAPKVPAPEPGLLNRLGRRLRRG
- the truA gene encoding tRNA pseudouridine(38-40) synthase TruA, encoding MSGDLEAGSVRVRLDLSYDGKDFSGWARQATRRTVQGEIEDALRTVTRSSRTYDLTVAGRTDAGVHARGQVAHVDLPEDVWAEHADKLLRRLAGRLPHDIRVWKAEEAPAGFNARFAAVHRRYAYRVGDHVGGIDPLLRGHVLWHDWPLDVDAMNEASAGLLGEHDFAAYCKRREGATTIRTLQKLEWVRGDDGIVTATVRADAFCHNMVRSLVGALLFVGDGHRPPEWPAKVLAAGVRDSAVHVVRPHGLTLEEVGYPADELLAARSREARNKRTLPGAPPDSCC
- the rplQ gene encoding 50S ribosomal protein L17, with the protein product MPKPAKGARLGGSAAHEKLLLANLAKSLFEHGKITTTEAKARRVRPIAERFITKAKKGDIHNRRLVLQSITDKSVVHTLFTEIAPRYENRPGGYTRITKIGNRRGDNAPMAVIELVEALTVAQAATGEAEAATKRAVKEDALKKDASSDEAVEDAKPVEDAKPVEDAKPAEAADESKDA
- a CDS encoding DNA-directed RNA polymerase subunit alpha, which produces MLIAQRPSLTEEVVDEYRSRFVIEPLEPGFGYTLGNSLRRTLLSSIPGAAVTSIRIDGVLHEFTTVPGVKEDVTDQILNIKQLVVSSEHDEPVVMYLRKQGPGLVTAADIAPPAGVEVHNPDLVLATLNGKGKLEMELTVERGRGYVSAVQNKQVGQEIGRIPVDSIYSPVLKVTYKVEATRVEQRTDFDKLIVDVETKQAMRPRDAMASAGKTLVELFGLARELNIDAEGIDMGPSPTDAALAADLALPIEELELTVRSYNCLKREGIHSVGELVARSEADLLDIRNFGAKSIDEVKAKLAGMGLALKDSPPGFDPTAAADAFGADDDADAGFVETEQY
- the rpsK gene encoding 30S ribosomal protein S11; its protein translation is MPPKGRQGAAKKVRRKEKKNVAHGHAHIKSTFNNTIVSITDPSGNVISWASAGHVGFKGSRKSTPFAAQMAAESAARRAQEHGMRKVDVFVKGPGSGRETAIRSLQATGLEVGSIQDVTPTPHNGCRPPKRRRV
- the rpsM gene encoding 30S ribosomal protein S13, coding for MARLAGVDLPREKRVEVALTYVFGIGRTRSKETLAAAGVNPDIRVRDLAEEDLVKIREYVDANLKTEGDLRREIAADIRRKVEIGCYQGLRHRRGLPVHGQRTSTNARTRKGPRRAIAGKKKPGKK
- the rpmJ gene encoding 50S ribosomal protein L36 yields the protein MKVKPSVKKICDKCKVIRRHGRVMVICDNLRHKQRQG
- the infA gene encoding translation initiation factor IF-1 — its product is MAKKQGAIEIEGTVIESLPNAMFRVELQNGHKVLAHISGKMRMHYIRILPDDRVVVELSPYDLTRGRIVYRYK
- the map gene encoding type I methionyl aminopeptidase, with product MVEIKTPEQIAKMREAGLVVAAVHAATAEAAVPGATTKDLDMVARKVLAAHGAKPNFLGYGGFPATICTSVNEVVVHGIPDEKTVLKDGDIISVDAGAIVDGWHGDAAFTAFVGTGHAPELIELSRVTEESMWAGIAAMKAGNRLVDVSRAIETYIRRQPKPGGGKYGIVEDYGGHGIGTEMHMDPHLLNYVSRKRGKGPKLVPGFCLAIEPMVSLGTPHTEVLADEWTVITKDGTWSSHWEHSIALTEAGPLVLTSPDGGKAKLAELGVTAAPDPLA